Genomic window (Sulfurovum sp. NBC37-1):
AATTTCACCCCCGTCATGTCTCTTCTGCTTCGGAGATAGGGCTTTTTGAAAAAGCCTATGCCCATCCCTTACTGGTTGCGGCACTGGATAAGCTGGGGTTTAAATTCAGGGCTCCGGGCGCCATAGCACTTTCACTGGCCTATGCACATACAGTCGAATACGTCCTTTTTGTCGGACCGTTCCGTATTTATGATTTTGCGGCGGGACTGGCACTTTGTGAAGGCCTTGAAGTGATTGTTGAGGCGGATTATGTTATAGTATCGAAACAAAAAAACGTCGCAGACAAGATAGAAAAACTGGTCAAAGACCTGAGAGAGGAATAATAGCATGTTCAGTAACCTGTTTAAAAAAGATGAAGTAAAGAATGAAAGACCTAATCAGTGGATAAAGTGCCCAAAATGTAACTCGTTGATGTATTACAAAGAGGTTGAAGCCATACAGAATGTCTGCCCGAAATGTAACCACCATTTCCGTATCAGTGCGGACAAAAGGGTTTCGTTCATCGCCGATGAAGGAAGTTTTACAGAACATGATGCCAATCTCGCTCCAATTGATCCGTTGAAATTTTCCGACAAAAAATCATATAAAAAACGTATCGAAGAAGCGAAAGCGAAAACAGGAAAAACTTCATCGGTGGTAAGTGGAAGTTGTAAAATAGACAGCCAGGATGTGGAACTGGTCGTATTTGACTTTGCTTTCATGGGAGGAAGTCTCGGTTCGGTTGAAGGTGAGAAGATCGTCCGTGCTGTTGACAGAGCTATCGAAAAAGGATGTGGTGTGATCATCGTGAGTGCTTCAGGCGGTGCCAGAATGCAGGAGAGTACCTATGCTTTGCTTCAGATGAGTAAAACTTCTGCAGCACTTAAGAGACTCAGCGACAAAGGCCTTCCTTTCATCTCTGTACTGACAGACCCCACTATGGGTGGAGTTTCGGCTTCATTTGCGATGCTGGGTGATATTATTATGGCAGAACCGGGCGCACTGATTGGGTTTGCCGGACAGAGGGTTATCAAGCAGACAGTTGGTGTCGACCTTCCCGAAGGTTTCCAGCGTTCGGAATTCCTGCTTGAGCATGGTCTCATCGACATGGTCGTAGACCGCGGGAATATGAAGCAGACACTCTCTGACCTGCTGAAACTCTTTTCAAAAGAGAACAGTCCGGCTAAGTTGAAAGCTATGGACAGCGGAGAACATGCGGAAGTCGCAGCTGTAGAAGAAGAGTAGTCTGCAGGGTGGATCGCATCCACCCTGCGTAGTGCATCAGAGTTTTAATACCCCTTTGACACGTGCAACACTGTCCCCCTTGTGTAGACTTAAACGCACGACAGATTCAGCAAGAGCCTTGAGCTCATGCATGACATTCCCTTCTAATGCAATGACATCTCCCTCATTCAGGATCACTTTTCTCTCTCCCACCCCAAACTCGATGGAACCCCTGAGTGTCATGACAGTAATGGGAAATTTGGTCTTGTGCTCTTTCATGATCTGACCCTCTTTGAACGCTATGCGTATCTCCTTGCCGAAATCACTCTCAAGCATGGGTGTGATGACCACACTTTCCTCTGAAAATTTCAGATCGTTGTAAAATGAAGCTGTTTGCATATTTATCCTTTATTTTGGGAGATTATATCTATACCCTCTAACGTATATGTTGATATCTGTCAATTATTTTTTATCGAAATGATAGATAGAATTTTTCTTGTTCGGTTTCTGGTCCGTCCATCCCAGATAGGAAGATTTTAAGTGCTTTCCGCCATTCGAAAACTCAAGAATGATTTGATGGACATGGTCTTCATTTGAGTTGCAGAGTTTTGTTTTCATATTGCAGTTAAATATCACTTTTTCTTTGGTGGTCTTGTTCAGGTCGAGAATGAATTGTGGTTGGTTCATCTTCGTGCAATAGTGTGTTGCCAAAACCTGTGTACAGTCAATGTTGTCATCACAATGATACATGGTCACCATCTGTTTCTCTGTGTTTGGCAGCAGGTCTTCCTGCAGAGTTGAACCAAAACCGATAAATTTATAAGCCACTGCTGTTTTATCTGTACCTACCAAAGGCAATACATATTTGTTTTTATATGCCGTTGTATTTGTCTGTTTCTCTTTGGGTGAGAGCTTCCATTCTCCGTGAAGGGCGCTTTTAAGGTATTCAAAGACATCTCCTGCTTCCATGTCGGTGGCAGTAGCAGAGCTGGAAAGTACAGTGAGTAATGAGAGGCAGAGTAGGGTTTTTTTCATAGGTGTTCCTTATTGTTAATAATTGTGCCATTATATCATATTGAAATACAAAAATTATTTTATAAACCTTCGTTTAAGTAAGCAAGATGTATTATTTTTCCTATGAAAAAATTATTAATACTACTAATACTTGTTTTCGTAGGAATACAATTTGTTCCTATGAATGTACCCGCTGATTTGCCTGTGAAAGAAGGAGATGCTTTAGAGGCTCCCGAAAATGTACAGGCAATACTTAAACGTTCTTGTTTTGACTGCCACTCAAGTCATACGACATTCCCGTGGTACAGCAGTATCGCTCCTGTTTCATGGTTCACAAAAAAGCATGTCAAAAAGGGAAGAGAAAAGATGAACTTCTCTACTTGGAATTCGTATGACGATGAAAAAAAGCTCAAGTATCTTGAGAAGATACCAAAAGCGATCCAGGACAAGATGCCGATGAAAAGCTATCTGATCATGCATAAAGAGGCAAAACTCAGTGATGCCGAGAAAGAAGCTTTAAAAGCGTGGACAACAGAAGCTGCCTTTGATCTTGAGTAGTATACCTACTGCTTCGATCCAACGGTTGCAATAACCGTACTCCAAAAAACAATACCGGCAAGCTTTTCTGCCGGTAAAGGTTCTCTCCCAAAATTCAGAATGGTAAAATATATCCCGCCAATTTTTAAAATCTCTACAGTGTGATCTGATTTATATAGTGGTGTATCATAATCTGATACTTACATATTTTTCTTTGTCTTTGAAGTCGCTTTGGCTTCAAGCGGATCGTCCGGCCAGTAGTGTTTTTTGTATCTTCCTCTCAACTCTTTTTTGACTTCATCATAGGTATTTTCCCAAAAACTTTTCAAGTCTCTTGTCACCTGCATAGGACGTGAAGCAGGGGAGAGCAGGTGGAGCATCAGTTTGACTTTGCCTCCGAGTATAGCAGGGGTGTCGTGTGTGCCGAAAAGCTCCTGCAGGCGTACTGCAAGTACTGGTTGTTGAGGATCACTGTAGTCAATGCCTATCTGTGAACCACTGGCAACTTTATGTTTAGCCGGGACGAGGCGGTTGAGTTTTTGGAGCTCTTCGTAGCTGAGAAGTCCCAGAAGGATATTATGCAGATCGAGATTCCGGCAGGCTTTGAGTGTCGTTACATTTTGAAGGTAGGGTGCCAGCCACTTGTCCATTGTGTCAAGCAGGTTTTCATCGGAAAAATCAGGAAAATTTTCATCATGAAGATGCAGAAAATTTACTCTTTCTCTAAGGTTTTTTGCTTCCTTGTTCCAATGTAAAATATTTAAACCCAGTGCTTCGATTTCATCCAAAAGTACCTCAAGTACTTCAGGACTAGCGGTACTTTTCAGTTGTGTTTCTTTGAGTATGAGTTTGCCAAAGCATTCTACTTTGCGCACCTTTACCCGTGCCTCTGCCTCGTTCCAGGTAACCATCTCCTGTGTTTCTGTTCCCAGATGGGTTTCTATGTCTGCAAGACTCAGAGCTATGGCTTTGTAGATGGCAGCATCGGTACTTTTGGCATCCAGGTCTGAAATGGCCAGATACGGACTGTTAAAGAGAGTGTCATCGCTGTGCAGATATGCTCCTTTTCCGTTGGAAAGCAGGTAGGTACCTTTGTTTCTGTGGCGAAGCTGTGCGATTCGGTCAGGGTAGGCGAATGCAAGCAGGATGCCAAGCTGTTCCGTATGGAGTGTGGAGGTTTGGTTTTTTTCAATGCGTCTGGCATTTTCAAGCAAATATCGGCACTGTTTTATATCGACATATTTAGATGAAACATTTGCTTTTTGGGCGACGTCGTGCAGGGTGATGACCCGTTCGCGTAGATCGGCAGAGGTGTAAGCGCTACTGTAGATATCTTTCTCCGAGACCAGCACTGCCAAAAGAGACGCTTCATAGGAGAGATCCATCTCTTTGGCTTTGAGCATCATATGGGCAAGTCTGGGGTGAAGTCCGTAGCTGCCCATGGCTTCCCCGTGGGAGGTGATGTGTCCGTTGCTATCGAGTGCCCCGAGTTGTTTGAGGAGTGCCCGGGCATGGTGTATGGCAGTGATAGGCGGGGTGTCCATCCAGGAAAGAGCATTTATGTCATCATTCCCCCATTGTGCCAGTTCCAGAACAAGCTGACTGAGGTCGGCAGAGAGTATTTCGGGTGTATCGTGTTTCTGTAGTATCCTGGACTTGTGCCACAGGTGGTAGGCCTTCCCGGCTGAAAGCCGTCCTGCCCGTCCTGCCCTTTGGATGGCAGCGTCTTTGGAAATGAATTTGCTCTCAAGCTTGTTCATGCCTGAAAAGGGATTAAAGACAGAAACATTCTGAAGTCCGGAATCTATAACGATCTTAATACCCTCAATGGTCAGAGAAGTCTGTGCGATGTTGGTGGAGAGTACCACTTTCCCTGTGCCTTTGGGCGGTGCTTTTATGGCTCTGTCCTGTGCCTCTTTGCTGAGGTTCCCGTAGAGTGTAGAGATGTAGGTATTTTTAATCCTGCTTTCATTGAGCAGTTTTTCCACCGCTTTGATCTGTCGGACTCCCGGAAGAAAGACGAGGATGTTGCCTTCCTCCTCGGCAAGCAGTTTGAGCAGAAGTTTATGAATGTAGGAGGGTAGAGTTTTGAGTGTCGGTTGTGGTGTACCGGCATCCAGGTGTATGCGCTCCACAGGAAAAGCCCGTCCCTGACTTTCAATGACGGGTGCATTGTCCAAAAGTGTGGAGATCGCCGCTGTATTCAGCGTGGCGGACATAACGAGTATTTTCATATCTTCCCGCAACACGGACTGTGACTCCAGAGCCAAAGCCAAAGAGAGGTCAGCATGCAGGGAGCGTTCATGAAACTCGTCGAAGATGATCAGCGCCACACTTTCCAGTGCCGGGTCGTTTTGCAGTTTGCGTGTGAGTATTCCTTCTGTGACGATGAGTATCTTGGTTGCTCTGCTCTGCACCGACTCCATCTTTATCTGGTATCCGATACGCTGTCCCACCTTTTCGCCCAGAAGCTCTGCCATGCGTGCCGCGGAAGAACGCACTGCCAGACGACGCGGCTCAAGCATGATGATCTTTTTGCCCTCCAGCCACGGTTCGTCCAGCAATGCCAACGGCAAAGCAGTGGTTTTGCCGGCTCCGGGAGGTGCCTGCAGTACCAGACGGTTATGGTGAATCAGTTTCTCTTTGACTTTGGGAAGGACGTGGGTGATGGGCAAAGTTTGCATAGTAAGATTATACTGTTTTTAGGTTACGGGGGAGTCATAAAAGTCCCCATCAGAAGAAGTTTCCTTTGCTACTTCTTCTGTGACAGAATCCACTTCGCGATCCCATCAAGTTGTTTTGGAGTCAAGTCTTTATAGGCACGCATGGGTATGTGGTAGTTTGGCCATCTGCCTTTGCTGCCGTGGACAATGGCATCTTTGATCGTATTGAGATCGTTGATGGTATATTTGGCGGCGATCTGGCTGAAAAGCGGTCCTACTTTACCGTTCCCGTCGATATGACACAGTTTGCAGTCTTTGAGGGTAAGTACCTGCTCATAAGGCTTCATTGCCGCAATACGGTTTTGCTCTTTCATCATTGCAAGCAATTTTTTCTGATCGTAGGTGAGTAACGCATATCGGGCAATGGCACCGAGTTCTTCTTTGGTGACATTTCCTTTTTGCG
Coding sequences:
- the accD gene encoding acetyl-CoA carboxylase, carboxyltransferase subunit beta, yielding MFSNLFKKDEVKNERPNQWIKCPKCNSLMYYKEVEAIQNVCPKCNHHFRISADKRVSFIADEGSFTEHDANLAPIDPLKFSDKKSYKKRIEEAKAKTGKTSSVVSGSCKIDSQDVELVVFDFAFMGGSLGSVEGEKIVRAVDRAIEKGCGVIIVSASGGARMQESTYALLQMSKTSAALKRLSDKGLPFISVLTDPTMGGVSASFAMLGDIIMAEPGALIGFAGQRVIKQTVGVDLPEGFQRSEFLLEHGLIDMVVDRGNMKQTLSDLLKLFSKENSPAKLKAMDSGEHAEVAAVEEE
- a CDS encoding cupin, which encodes MQTASFYNDLKFSEESVVITPMLESDFGKEIRIAFKEGQIMKEHKTKFPITVMTLRGSIEFGVGERKVILNEGDVIALEGNVMHELKALAESVVRLSLHKGDSVARVKGVLKL
- a CDS encoding heme-binding domain-containing protein is translated as MKKLLILLILVFVGIQFVPMNVPADLPVKEGDALEAPENVQAILKRSCFDCHSSHTTFPWYSSIAPVSWFTKKHVKKGREKMNFSTWNSYDDEKKLKYLEKIPKAIQDKMPMKSYLIMHKEAKLSDAEKEALKAWTTEAAFDLE
- the hrpB gene encoding ATP-dependent helicase HrpB encodes the protein MQTLPITHVLPKVKEKLIHHNRLVLQAPPGAGKTTALPLALLDEPWLEGKKIIMLEPRRLAVRSSAARMAELLGEKVGQRIGYQIKMESVQSRATKILIVTEGILTRKLQNDPALESVALIIFDEFHERSLHADLSLALALESQSVLREDMKILVMSATLNTAAISTLLDNAPVIESQGRAFPVERIHLDAGTPQPTLKTLPSYIHKLLLKLLAEEEGNILVFLPGVRQIKAVEKLLNESRIKNTYISTLYGNLSKEAQDRAIKAPPKGTGKVVLSTNIAQTSLTIEGIKIVIDSGLQNVSVFNPFSGMNKLESKFISKDAAIQRAGRAGRLSAGKAYHLWHKSRILQKHDTPEILSADLSQLVLELAQWGNDDINALSWMDTPPITAIHHARALLKQLGALDSNGHITSHGEAMGSYGLHPRLAHMMLKAKEMDLSYEASLLAVLVSEKDIYSSAYTSADLRERVITLHDVAQKANVSSKYVDIKQCRYLLENARRIEKNQTSTLHTEQLGILLAFAYPDRIAQLRHRNKGTYLLSNGKGAYLHSDDTLFNSPYLAISDLDAKSTDAAIYKAIALSLADIETHLGTETQEMVTWNEAEARVKVRKVECFGKLILKETQLKSTASPEVLEVLLDEIEALGLNILHWNKEAKNLRERVNFLHLHDENFPDFSDENLLDTMDKWLAPYLQNVTTLKACRNLDLHNILLGLLSYEELQKLNRLVPAKHKVASGSQIGIDYSDPQQPVLAVRLQELFGTHDTPAILGGKVKLMLHLLSPASRPMQVTRDLKSFWENTYDEVKKELRGRYKKHYWPDDPLEAKATSKTKKNM
- a CDS encoding c-type cytochrome, with product MKSIGWHSTLLIAALLFSGCGETKKTHKHYDGEALIKQKCASCHNLDIPPKINDDEKAPPMYTVTVHLRDWMKGGTTSEKEANFVAFVQSYVLSPSKEKSYCIKEVLQQYGLMPSQKGNVTKEELGAIARYALLTYDQKKLLAMMKEQNRIAAMKPYEQVLTLKDCKLCHIDGNGKVGPLFSQIAAKYTINDLNTIKDAIVHGSKGRWPNYHIPMRAYKDLTPKQLDGIAKWILSQKK